In a single window of the Actinomycetota bacterium genome:
- a CDS encoding PH domain-containing protein, producing the protein MPYPRKLLNDYESVVLDLHPHWWYFAEAALALALAIVLSIVAVVFWDPPSWVKWVLLAFIVVSAIALAIRYIKWATTNFVVTTHRIIFREGLLSKTGIEIPLQRVNNVLFHQGPFERMIGAGDLLIESAGETGQQQFTDVRGPARVQNLINAQMEMKERRDEGGGGSAGTDVASQLEKLEGLRDRGSLTPEEFEAQKRRLLGLG; encoded by the coding sequence ATGCCTTACCCGAGGAAGCTGCTGAACGACTACGAGTCGGTGGTGCTCGACCTGCACCCCCACTGGTGGTACTTCGCCGAGGCCGCCCTCGCCCTCGCCCTCGCGATCGTCTTGTCGATCGTCGCCGTGGTCTTCTGGGACCCGCCGTCGTGGGTGAAGTGGGTACTCCTCGCGTTCATCGTGGTCTCGGCGATCGCGCTCGCCATCCGGTACATCAAGTGGGCGACGACGAACTTCGTCGTCACCACCCACCGGATCATCTTCCGCGAGGGGTTGCTCTCCAAGACCGGTATCGAGATCCCCCTTCAGCGCGTCAACAACGTCTTGTTCCACCAGGGCCCGTTCGAGCGGATGATCGGCGCCGGCGACCTGTTGATCGAGTCCGCGGGCGAGACCGGCCAGCAGCAGTTCACCGACGTGCGCGGCCCGGCCCGGGTGCAGAACCTGATCAACGCGCAGATGGAGATGAAGGAGCGGCGCGATGAGGGCGGCGGCGGGTCGGCCGGCACCGACGTCGCCTCGCAGCTCGAGAAGCTCGAGGGGCTGCGCGACCGCGGCAGCCTCACGCCAGAGGAGTTCGAGGCGCAGAAGCGCCGCCTGCTCGGGCTCGGCTGA
- a CDS encoding ATP-dependent DNA helicase UvrD2, with amino-acid sequence MAVLARTNAQLPPILDELARRAIPARLGSRRLTPGVADAVADAAAQPSAHRLSAWAHDVLHTPLDATSPGPGADHRHKTAGEDSAAADRRRVAAAVIEFLEDGGGDGRAFAGWVRTTSPFTDVEGDAVELCTFHAAKGREWASVVVCGAEAGLLPHGSATTNVQRAEEARLAYVAITRAADQAVITWAASRDGHPREPSPYLHGLTTHDEANAITAPPPSLRAERKAPDPRLEALAKWRQSAARVAGIDPVLVLPDAVLAAVATRRPTNVDELAAVSGVGQMMANRFGPRMLEVLAAAAQTAAEVEPEPAQAAQAGDASAPPDASSG; translated from the coding sequence GTGGCGGTGCTCGCCCGCACCAACGCCCAGCTACCACCGATCCTCGACGAGCTCGCCCGGCGCGCCATCCCCGCCCGACTCGGCAGCCGCCGCCTGACCCCGGGCGTCGCCGACGCCGTCGCCGACGCCGCCGCGCAACCGAGCGCGCACCGGCTCTCGGCCTGGGCGCACGACGTGCTCCACACACCCCTCGACGCGACGTCGCCAGGCCCGGGCGCTGACCACCGCCACAAGACCGCGGGTGAGGATTCTGCGGCCGCGGACCGCCGGCGGGTGGCCGCCGCCGTGATCGAGTTCCTGGAGGACGGCGGTGGTGACGGGCGGGCGTTCGCCGGTTGGGTACGCACGACGTCGCCGTTCACCGACGTCGAGGGCGACGCCGTGGAGCTGTGCACGTTCCATGCGGCGAAGGGCCGCGAGTGGGCGAGCGTGGTGGTGTGCGGGGCCGAGGCCGGCCTGCTCCCCCACGGGTCGGCCACCACCAACGTCCAGCGCGCCGAGGAGGCACGGCTCGCGTACGTGGCGATCACCAGGGCTGCCGACCAAGCGGTGATCACGTGGGCCGCGTCGCGCGACGGTCACCCCCGCGAGCCGAGCCCGTACCTGCACGGCCTTACGACCCATGACGAAGCGAACGCCATCACCGCTCCGCCGCCAAGCCTGCGCGCCGAGCGCAAGGCGCCCGACCCGAGGCTCGAGGCACTCGCCAAGTGGCGACAATCGGCGGCGCGGGTTGCGGGCATCGACCCGGTGCTGGTGCTACCCGACGCCGTGCTGGCCGCCGTGGCCACGCGCCGCCCGACGAACGTCGACGAGCTCGCCGCCGTGTCCGGCGTCGGCCAGATGATGGCGAACCGGTTCGGCCCGCGCATGCTCGAAGTGCTCGCCGCCGCCGCCCAGACCGCAGCCGAGGTTGAGCCCGAGCCCGCTCAGGCCGCTCAGGCCGGCGACGCCTCCGCGCCGCCGGACGCCTCCTCGGGCTGA
- a CDS encoding S1 RNA-binding domain-containing protein, giving the protein MPRYVVVDGSNLATEGRSKPSLRQLNEAVTSYIEEHPTDLITVVVDATFGHRIDSKEVAEFDEGIANNELVAPPAGAVGRGDAFVLAIADKVGATILSNDSFQEFHGVYDWLFTEGRLIGGKPVPHVGWVFVERSPVRGPTSRRSTRDARRKDAPAGSEPGVAAKAAGSSRTNEGGRRRASKAASQPMPVPTAPPPRAKAAAPSSDQPARRRRPRDTEAAQPAPAAGAPVNDLLAYLGFVELHPVGSSVNAVVDTYSSHGAYVRIGDVRGYVPLSLMSDPAPRSAREAMQLGEAVTLVVESYAPGRRSIDLAVPHVARVLHLQPSDTPVLVEQAATKIAARKKAAAKKAPAAKKAPAARKAPAAKQAPAKAAAKEPTAAKAPATAKAPAKSPAKKAPATETAAEEATAAATAPAPKKPPAAKKTPAAKKPPAAKSAPAAKKAPAKKAPPAKKPPAKRGAS; this is encoded by the coding sequence ATGCCGAGATATGTCGTCGTCGACGGATCCAACCTGGCCACCGAGGGGCGTTCCAAGCCCAGCCTGCGTCAGCTGAACGAGGCAGTCACCTCGTACATCGAAGAGCACCCGACCGACCTGATCACCGTCGTCGTCGACGCCACGTTCGGTCACCGGATCGACTCGAAAGAGGTCGCCGAGTTCGACGAGGGGATCGCCAACAACGAGCTGGTCGCACCCCCGGCGGGCGCCGTCGGGCGCGGAGACGCGTTCGTATTGGCGATCGCCGACAAGGTCGGAGCGACCATCTTGTCCAACGATTCGTTCCAGGAGTTCCACGGTGTCTACGACTGGCTGTTCACCGAAGGACGTCTGATCGGCGGCAAGCCCGTACCCCACGTGGGCTGGGTGTTCGTCGAGCGCAGCCCCGTACGCGGGCCGACGAGCCGGCGTTCCACCCGCGATGCGAGGCGCAAGGATGCGCCGGCCGGGTCAGAGCCGGGCGTCGCCGCCAAGGCCGCGGGTTCCTCCCGCACGAACGAGGGCGGGCGCCGGAGGGCGAGCAAGGCCGCGAGCCAGCCGATGCCGGTACCGACCGCCCCACCGCCGCGGGCGAAGGCGGCGGCACCCTCTTCCGATCAACCTGCCCGCCGGCGGCGGCCGCGTGACACCGAGGCGGCCCAACCGGCGCCGGCGGCCGGAGCCCCGGTGAACGACCTGCTCGCCTACCTCGGGTTCGTAGAGCTCCACCCGGTGGGCAGCAGCGTGAACGCGGTGGTCGACACGTACTCCTCGCACGGCGCGTACGTCCGCATCGGCGACGTCCGCGGCTACGTGCCGTTGAGCCTGATGTCCGACCCCGCGCCCCGCTCGGCGCGCGAGGCGATGCAGCTCGGCGAAGCGGTCACCCTCGTCGTCGAGAGCTATGCCCCCGGCAGACGCAGCATCGACCTCGCCGTGCCCCACGTGGCGAGGGTGCTGCATCTGCAGCCCTCGGACACGCCGGTGCTCGTCGAGCAGGCCGCCACGAAGATCGCGGCGCGCAAGAAGGCCGCGGCGAAGAAGGCGCCGGCGGCGAAGAAGGCGCCGGCCGCGAGGAAGGCGCCGGCCGCGAAGCAGGCACCGGCGAAGGCCGCGGCGAAGGAACCGACCGCGGCGAAGGCTCCGGCCACGGCGAAGGCACCGGCGAAATCGCCCGCGAAGAAGGCACCGGCCACCGAGACCGCCGCCGAGGAAGCCACCGCCGCGGCCACGGCGCCTGCACCCAAGAAGCCGCCGGCGGCGAAGAAGACGCCGGCGGCGAAGAAGCCGCCGGCAGCCAAGTCGGCGCCGGCGGCGAAGAAGGCTCCGGCGAAGAAGGCCCCGCCGGCCAAGAAGCCGCCGGCCAAGCGGGGCGCCAGCTGA
- the xth gene encoding exodeoxyribonuclease III produces the protein MRLATWNVNSLKARLPRVEAWLAEVQPDVVCLQETKLADAAFPALSFQAMGYATAHFGEGRWNGVAILSRVGLDDVVTNFAPGVEPDHEARILSATCAGIRVSTVYVPNGRVVDHDHYRYKLSWLARLHDHVAAASTPGDAVLVAGDFNIAPDDRDVYDPAAFVDATHVSPPERAALAHVEQWGLVDLFRLQHDDAGLYSWWDYRAGDFHQGRGMRIDLVFGSRPVADRTRWAVIDRNARKGQQPSDHAPVVVDLDD, from the coding sequence GTGCGCCTCGCCACGTGGAACGTCAACTCGTTGAAGGCCCGTCTGCCGCGGGTCGAGGCGTGGCTCGCCGAGGTGCAGCCCGACGTGGTGTGCCTGCAGGAGACCAAGCTCGCCGACGCGGCCTTCCCGGCACTCAGCTTCCAGGCGATGGGGTATGCCACCGCCCACTTCGGGGAAGGGCGCTGGAACGGGGTCGCGATCTTGTCCAGGGTGGGCCTCGACGACGTGGTGACCAACTTTGCGCCCGGTGTCGAGCCCGATCACGAGGCCCGCATCCTCTCCGCCACGTGTGCCGGCATCCGGGTGAGCACCGTGTACGTGCCCAACGGCCGGGTCGTGGACCACGACCACTACCGGTACAAGCTGAGCTGGCTCGCGCGTTTGCACGACCACGTCGCCGCGGCGAGCACACCGGGCGACGCGGTGCTGGTGGCCGGCGACTTCAACATCGCCCCCGACGATCGCGACGTGTACGACCCGGCTGCCTTCGTCGACGCGACCCATGTCAGCCCTCCCGAACGGGCGGCGCTCGCCCATGTGGAGCAGTGGGGTCTCGTCGACCTGTTCCGCCTGCAGCACGACGACGCTGGGCTGTACTCGTGGTGGGATTACCGAGCCGGTGACTTCCACCAGGGCCGGGGGATGCGCATCGACCTGGTGTTCGGCTCCCGCCCGGTGGCCGACCGCACCCGTTGGGCGGTCATCGACCGCAATGCCCGCAAGGGCCAGCAACCGAGCGACCATGCACCGGTCGTGGTCGATCTCGACGACTGA
- a CDS encoding HAD-IA family hydrolase — MIRAVLWDFGGVILSSPFEAFNDYEAENGLPTDFIRGVNSTDPHTNAWARFERSEIDPVAFDAAFAAESARLGHEVRGAAVLALLHGEIRPEMVRALARVKEAGLLTACLTNNVVSGGGDPTGRGDLIAEVMGLFDVVVESSKVGVRKPEVRFYELACELLAVTPEECVFLDDLGVNLKPAAEMGMKTIKVASAAQALGELQHVLGIDLR, encoded by the coding sequence ATGATCCGGGCCGTGCTCTGGGACTTCGGGGGCGTCATCTTGTCGAGCCCGTTCGAGGCGTTCAACGACTACGAAGCGGAGAACGGCCTGCCCACCGATTTCATCCGTGGCGTCAACTCGACCGATCCGCACACCAACGCGTGGGCCCGGTTCGAGCGCAGCGAGATCGACCCGGTCGCGTTCGACGCTGCCTTCGCCGCCGAGTCGGCGCGCCTTGGCCACGAGGTGCGCGGTGCGGCGGTGCTCGCGCTGTTGCACGGTGAGATCCGTCCGGAGATGGTGCGCGCCCTCGCTCGCGTGAAGGAGGCCGGGTTGCTCACGGCCTGCCTCACCAACAACGTGGTCAGCGGGGGCGGTGACCCCACCGGCCGCGGCGACCTGATCGCCGAGGTGATGGGCCTGTTCGACGTGGTGGTCGAGTCGAGCAAGGTGGGCGTGCGCAAACCCGAGGTCCGCTTCTACGAGCTGGCCTGCGAGCTGCTCGCCGTGACCCCCGAGGAGTGCGTGTTCCTCGACGACCTCGGCGTCAACCTGAAGCCGGCGGCCGAGATGGGGATGAAGACGATCAAGGTGGCGTCGGCTGCCCAGGCGCTCGGCGAGCTCCAACACGTGCTCGGCATCGACCTGCGCTGA
- a CDS encoding cobalamin-binding protein codes for MRVVSLVPSATETLLAWGVDVVGCTRFCDQPGIARVGGTKNPDIAQIVALAPELVVLDEEENRREDAVALEERGLHLHVTAVHGIDGLGEQLSELASAAGAATPHDLDSLASPGPATGEAPRRAFVPIWRRPWMSISADTYGGALLHRCGIELVTANAPQRYPAVELADIGAAAPDLVLLPSEPYVFEVAHETELAEVLAGVPIMRIDGRDLFWWGVRTPAALARIARALREAPRARPRPAR; via the coding sequence ATGCGGGTCGTCAGCCTCGTCCCTTCCGCCACAGAGACGCTGCTCGCGTGGGGTGTCGACGTCGTCGGGTGTACGCGCTTCTGCGACCAGCCCGGCATCGCCCGCGTCGGGGGCACGAAGAACCCCGACATCGCGCAGATCGTCGCGCTGGCACCCGAGCTCGTCGTGCTCGACGAGGAGGAGAACCGCCGTGAGGACGCCGTGGCGCTGGAGGAGCGTGGTCTGCACCTGCACGTGACGGCGGTGCACGGCATCGACGGCCTCGGTGAGCAGCTGTCCGAGCTCGCCTCCGCGGCCGGGGCCGCAACCCCGCACGATCTCGACTCTCTTGCGTCGCCGGGCCCGGCGACCGGGGAAGCGCCGCGGCGGGCATTCGTGCCGATCTGGCGTCGGCCGTGGATGAGCATCTCCGCCGACACCTACGGCGGCGCGTTGCTGCATCGCTGCGGGATCGAGCTGGTGACGGCTAACGCGCCGCAGCGCTACCCGGCGGTGGAGCTCGCCGACATCGGTGCCGCAGCTCCGGACCTGGTGTTGCTGCCGAGCGAGCCGTACGTGTTCGAGGTCGCCCACGAGACCGAGCTGGCGGAGGTGCTGGCGGGCGTGCCGATCATGCGGATCGACGGCCGCGATCTCTTCTGGTGGGGCGTGCGTACCCCGGCAGCGCTTGCCCGGATCGCGCGAGCCCTCAGGGAAGCCCCGCGTGCCCGACCGCGACCCGCGCGGTGA
- a CDS encoding PaaI family thioesterase, whose protein sequence is MEEIVGADRPIDARHRLAAATRTIIDELVRSTAPDAELEAAATLVEQAIAGLAGRAHGRNYEGAAEGSLARLATLGRRSRSLEESHGFVEFSPFMGLLNPLAPPLELRVGTAEVVATATYGSAYEGPPGCLHGGFIAAGFDEVLGFAQALSGQTGMTGRLEVSYRSPTPLHREVRYVGRYERTEGRKVFTHATLSAGDTLCAEASGVFIAIKPGVFERLLQMRLGEAQPEEASGGAEASPA, encoded by the coding sequence ATGGAGGAAATCGTTGGCGCGGACCGACCGATCGACGCCCGCCACCGCCTGGCGGCGGCGACGCGGACGATCATCGACGAACTGGTGCGCTCGACCGCGCCCGACGCCGAGCTCGAGGCTGCCGCGACGCTCGTCGAGCAGGCCATCGCGGGCCTGGCCGGGCGCGCCCACGGGCGCAACTACGAAGGCGCGGCGGAGGGCTCGCTCGCCAGGCTCGCTACTCTCGGCCGGCGCAGCAGGAGTCTCGAGGAGTCACACGGCTTCGTCGAGTTCAGCCCGTTCATGGGGCTCCTGAACCCGCTGGCGCCGCCGCTCGAACTGCGGGTCGGCACCGCCGAGGTGGTCGCCACCGCCACCTACGGCTCGGCCTACGAGGGCCCTCCTGGATGCCTGCACGGCGGGTTCATCGCCGCCGGCTTCGACGAGGTGCTCGGCTTCGCGCAAGCCCTGTCGGGCCAGACCGGGATGACGGGCCGGCTCGAGGTGAGCTATCGCTCGCCGACGCCGCTGCACCGGGAGGTGCGCTACGTCGGGCGTTACGAGCGCACCGAAGGCCGCAAGGTGTTCACCCATGCCACGTTGAGTGCGGGCGACACGCTGTGCGCCGAGGCCTCCGGGGTGTTCATCGCCATCAAGCCGGGTGTGTTCGAGCGGCTGCTGCAGATGCGTCTCGGCGAAGCTCAGCCCGAGGAGGCGTCCGGCGGCGCGGAGGCGTCGCCGGCCTGA
- a CDS encoding ATP-dependent helicase produces the protein MDVDAITRGLDAAQAAAVTTPSPLLAVIAGAGSGKTSVLTRRVAHRVATGLADAQHTMVLTFTRQAAGELRRRLRTLGLRDTVAAGTFHAMALGFLRQHWADSNRPPPTVVNDRARLVAEVLSARTTSRPADVSAEIDWARARLVPADQFVEAAKSARRRCSAPPAVVARAYADYEQLKRRRGIVDLDDLLSLLHEAAAQDREFAEALRWRVRHLYVDEAQDLNPLQARLLELWRAGRDDLTIVGDPAQAIYGFTGSDPTLLVDVGERFPGVEIVRLNTNYRCTPEIVAAGRRVLAHATPPPPLHSSRPEGAAVRVVGLADEREEAASVARLVRDMRRPGGGGRRWRCSPAPTPSYHRSSTSSPGAPSPPDSAAAA, from the coding sequence ATGGACGTCGACGCGATCACGAGGGGGCTCGACGCGGCGCAGGCCGCGGCCGTCACCACCCCGTCGCCTCTGCTCGCCGTCATCGCCGGGGCCGGTTCGGGCAAGACGTCCGTGCTCACCAGGCGCGTTGCGCATCGCGTGGCCACCGGGCTCGCCGACGCGCAGCACACGATGGTGCTCACGTTCACCCGCCAAGCGGCAGGAGAGCTGCGCCGCCGGCTGCGCACGCTCGGCCTGCGTGACACCGTCGCGGCCGGCACCTTCCACGCCATGGCCCTGGGCTTCCTCCGCCAACACTGGGCCGACAGCAACCGCCCGCCGCCGACCGTCGTCAACGACCGCGCGCGCCTCGTCGCCGAGGTGTTGAGCGCCCGCACCACCAGCCGTCCCGCCGACGTGTCGGCGGAGATCGACTGGGCAAGGGCACGCCTCGTGCCTGCCGACCAGTTCGTCGAGGCGGCGAAGTCCGCCCGCCGGCGCTGCTCGGCCCCTCCGGCTGTCGTCGCCCGTGCCTACGCCGACTACGAGCAGCTGAAGCGCCGACGCGGCATCGTCGACCTCGACGACCTGCTCTCGCTCCTCCACGAGGCCGCCGCACAGGACCGCGAGTTCGCCGAGGCGCTGCGCTGGCGAGTGCGCCACCTGTACGTGGACGAGGCCCAGGACCTGAACCCCCTGCAGGCCCGCCTGCTCGAGCTGTGGCGCGCCGGCCGCGACGACCTGACCATCGTCGGCGACCCCGCCCAGGCGATCTACGGCTTCACCGGCTCCGACCCGACTCTGCTCGTCGACGTCGGCGAGCGGTTCCCCGGGGTGGAGATCGTCCGGCTGAACACGAACTACCGCTGCACCCCCGAGATCGTCGCCGCGGGACGCCGGGTTCTCGCCCACGCCACACCTCCCCCACCACTGCACTCGTCGCGCCCGGAGGGCGCAGCCGTTCGGGTCGTCGGCCTCGCCGACGAACGCGAGGAGGCTGCCAGCGTCGCGCGGCTCGTCCGCGACATGCGCCGACCGGGGGGCGGTGGTCGTCGGTGGCGGTGCTCGCCCGCACCAACGCCCAGCTACCACCGATCCTCGACGAGCTCGCCCGGCGCGCCATCCCCGCCCGACTCGGCAGCCGCCGCCTGA
- a CDS encoding multifunctional oxoglutarate decarboxylase/oxoglutarate dehydrogenase thiamine pyrophosphate-binding subunit/dihydrolipoyllysine-residue succinyltransferase subunit has protein sequence MSDGDAGRGFGTNSWLVEEMYEKYRADPASVGDAWREFFSDFRSAEPAPHLAPAPPAAAEATAPAAPAGQPAPAPAAAPVPAVEVGDPIRGAGAAIVANMERSLAVPTATSFRNVPAKLLEVNRKVINGYRQRAGLGKVSFTHLIGYAIVRAIADEVPAMNNTFVEGTDGKPRVVRNEHVHLGLAVDVAKSDGSRTLVVPVVRDADTADFAAFLGAYEDLIRKVRANKLQVSDFQGATVTLTNPGTIGTVQSVPRLMPGQGVIVGVGSIDYPAEFQGADERALRGLGVSKVVTITSTYDHRIIQGAESGLFLKRVHELLLGEHDFYEDVFHSLNVPYESVKWRPDVNPSERDEAMLHKQMQVATLIRVHRVRGHLIADLDPLRWREPELPVELDPATYGLTIWDLDREFLTGGVGGVERATLGDLLGTLRDAYCRSIGIEYMHIQDTEEQRWIQEHVEGVGFELSKEEKHRVLERLNAAEAFEKFLATKYVGTKRFGLEGAESAIPILDQILSRAADDHMDGAVLGMAHRGRLNVLANVMGKSYDQIFKEFEGYLDPTSVQGSGDVKYHLGASGKYESPTGRSIRVELAANPSHLETVDPIVMGIARAQQDQIEPPGSFPVLALLIHGDAAFAGQGVVAECLAMSDISGYRIGGTIHLIINNQIGFTTSPKYARSSLYCSDVAKTVQAPIFHVNGDDPEACARVARLAYEYQRRFAKDVVIDMVCYRRHGHNEGDDPSYTQPLMYKAIAERRSVRKLYVETLVKRGDISLDEAETALNDFQSKLQVALDETRAHAPDEVRAAKPPKPHGVLPHVATGVDRAVLEQVFHGLTAYPEGFTPHPKLARQFAARSRQLEETGMVDWATAEALAIGSIVLEGTPVRLSGEDSRRGTFSQRHAALIDYDNERVFVPLDELPGAKARFWVYDSLLSEYAALGFEYGYSHANADALVMWEAQFGDFINCAQVIIDQYLVAAEDKWGLTNGLVLLLPHGMEGQGPEHSSARIERFLVLAAEDNIQLCNATTAAQYFHLLRRQVHHDVSRPLVIFTPKSPLRMKETMSSLEDLTRGSFEEVLDDPWVTDPAAVRRVVFCSGKVAWDAMAERTKRAAPVAVVRVEQLYPFPTAAMQAVLDRYAGAREVVWLQEEPENMGPWKFVEHRTWRVKEQGYDLRHVARVESGSPATGSKTIHDQEHADLMDATFAGLGSD, from the coding sequence ATGTCAGACGGAGATGCGGGTCGCGGGTTCGGCACCAACTCGTGGCTCGTCGAGGAGATGTACGAGAAGTACCGCGCCGATCCGGCTTCGGTCGGCGACGCCTGGCGGGAGTTCTTCTCCGACTTCCGCTCCGCTGAGCCAGCACCACACCTGGCACCGGCACCACCTGCGGCCGCCGAGGCCACCGCGCCGGCGGCCCCCGCCGGGCAGCCGGCACCAGCACCTGCTGCGGCGCCGGTGCCAGCGGTCGAGGTCGGTGACCCGATCCGCGGCGCGGGCGCAGCGATCGTGGCCAACATGGAGCGCAGCCTCGCGGTCCCCACCGCGACGAGCTTTCGCAACGTCCCGGCCAAGCTGCTCGAGGTCAACCGCAAGGTGATCAACGGCTACCGCCAGCGCGCCGGCCTGGGCAAGGTCAGCTTCACGCACCTCATCGGCTACGCCATCGTGCGCGCGATCGCCGACGAGGTCCCGGCGATGAACAACACCTTCGTCGAGGGCACCGACGGCAAGCCGCGCGTGGTGCGCAACGAGCACGTGCACCTCGGCCTCGCCGTCGACGTCGCGAAGAGCGACGGCTCACGCACCCTCGTGGTGCCGGTGGTGCGCGATGCCGACACCGCCGACTTCGCCGCCTTCCTCGGCGCGTACGAAGACCTCATCCGCAAGGTGAGGGCCAACAAGCTGCAGGTGAGCGACTTCCAGGGGGCGACGGTCACGCTCACCAACCCCGGCACGATCGGCACCGTCCAGAGCGTGCCGCGGCTGATGCCCGGCCAGGGGGTGATCGTCGGCGTCGGCTCGATCGATTACCCGGCCGAGTTCCAGGGCGCCGACGAGCGGGCGCTGCGCGGCCTCGGGGTGTCCAAGGTGGTCACCATCACCTCCACCTACGACCACCGCATCATCCAGGGCGCCGAGAGCGGGCTCTTCCTGAAGCGCGTGCACGAGCTGCTGCTCGGCGAGCACGACTTCTACGAGGACGTCTTCCACAGCCTGAACGTCCCGTACGAGAGCGTGAAGTGGCGCCCCGACGTCAACCCGTCCGAGCGCGACGAGGCGATGCTGCACAAGCAGATGCAGGTCGCGACGTTGATCCGCGTCCACCGCGTCCGTGGCCACCTGATCGCCGACCTCGACCCGCTGCGCTGGCGCGAGCCCGAGCTGCCGGTCGAGCTCGACCCGGCCACGTACGGCCTGACGATCTGGGACCTCGATCGCGAGTTCCTCACCGGCGGAGTCGGCGGGGTCGAGCGGGCAACGCTCGGCGACCTGCTCGGCACGCTGCGCGACGCGTACTGCCGCAGCATCGGTATCGAGTACATGCACATCCAGGACACCGAAGAGCAGCGGTGGATCCAAGAGCACGTCGAGGGCGTCGGCTTCGAGCTGTCGAAGGAGGAGAAGCACCGCGTCCTCGAGCGCCTGAACGCAGCCGAGGCCTTCGAGAAGTTCCTCGCCACCAAGTACGTGGGCACGAAGCGCTTCGGGCTGGAAGGCGCAGAGAGCGCGATCCCGATCCTCGACCAGATCCTCTCCCGCGCCGCCGACGACCACATGGACGGCGCCGTGCTCGGCATGGCGCACCGCGGCCGGCTGAACGTGCTCGCCAACGTGATGGGAAAGAGCTACGACCAGATCTTCAAGGAGTTCGAGGGCTACCTCGACCCGACGAGCGTGCAGGGCTCCGGCGACGTGAAGTACCACCTCGGCGCGAGCGGCAAGTACGAGAGCCCGACGGGGCGCAGCATCCGCGTCGAGCTCGCCGCCAATCCGAGCCATCTCGAGACCGTCGACCCGATCGTGATGGGCATCGCCCGCGCCCAGCAGGACCAGATCGAGCCGCCCGGCTCGTTCCCGGTGCTGGCCCTGCTCATCCATGGCGATGCCGCTTTCGCCGGCCAGGGCGTGGTTGCCGAGTGCCTGGCGATGAGCGACATCAGCGGATATCGCATCGGGGGCACGATCCACCTGATCATCAACAACCAGATCGGGTTCACCACCTCGCCCAAGTACGCACGTTCCTCGCTGTACTGCAGCGACGTCGCGAAGACCGTGCAGGCGCCGATCTTCCACGTCAACGGCGACGACCCAGAGGCCTGCGCGCGGGTGGCCCGGCTGGCGTACGAATACCAGCGCCGGTTCGCGAAGGACGTCGTCATCGACATGGTGTGCTACCGCCGCCACGGTCACAACGAGGGTGACGACCCGAGCTACACCCAGCCGCTGATGTACAAGGCGATCGCCGAGCGGCGCAGCGTGCGCAAGCTCTACGTCGAGACGCTCGTCAAGCGCGGCGACATCTCCCTCGACGAGGCCGAGACCGCGCTCAACGACTTCCAGTCGAAGTTGCAGGTCGCCCTCGACGAGACCCGCGCACACGCCCCTGACGAAGTGCGAGCGGCCAAGCCACCAAAGCCTCACGGTGTGCTGCCCCACGTCGCCACCGGCGTCGATCGGGCCGTGCTCGAACAGGTCTTCCACGGCCTCACCGCGTACCCGGAGGGCTTCACACCGCACCCCAAGCTGGCGCGCCAGTTCGCAGCTCGCTCCCGCCAGCTCGAAGAGACGGGCATGGTCGACTGGGCGACGGCAGAAGCCCTGGCCATCGGGTCGATCGTGCTCGAGGGCACCCCGGTCAGGCTGTCGGGCGAGGACAGCAGGCGGGGCACGTTCAGCCAGCGCCATGCGGCGCTCATCGACTACGACAACGAGCGGGTCTTCGTTCCCCTCGACGAGCTGCCCGGCGCGAAGGCGAGGTTCTGGGTCTACGACTCGCTGCTCAGCGAGTACGCCGCCCTCGGGTTCGAGTACGGGTATTCACACGCGAACGCCGACGCGCTGGTCATGTGGGAGGCCCAGTTCGGCGACTTCATCAACTGCGCGCAGGTGATCATCGACCAGTACCTGGTGGCCGCCGAGGACAAGTGGGGCCTGACGAACGGGCTCGTGCTGCTGCTGCCCCACGGCATGGAGGGCCAGGGGCCCGAGCACAGCTCGGCGCGGATCGAGCGCTTCCTCGTCCTCGCCGCCGAGGACAACATCCAGCTCTGCAACGCGACGACCGCGGCGCAGTACTTCCACCTGCTGCGCCGCCAGGTGCACCACGACGTGAGCCGTCCGCTGGTGATCTTCACGCCCAAGTCGCCGCTGCGCATGAAGGAGACGATGAGCAGCCTCGAAGACCTGACGCGGGGGTCGTTCGAAGAGGTGCTCGACGACCCGTGGGTCACCGATCCGGCGGCAGTGCGCCGGGTGGTGTTCTGCAGCGGCAAGGTGGCCTGGGACGCGATGGCCGAGCGCACGAAGCGCGCCGCGCCGGTGGCAGTGGTCAGGGTGGAGCAGCTCTACCCGTTCCCGACCGCGGCGATGCAAGCCGTGCTCGACCGCTACGCCGGGGCGCGGGAGGTCGTCTGGTTGCAGGAGGAGCCCGAGAACATGGGCCCCTGGAAGTTCGTCGAGCACCGCACCTGGAGGGTGAAGGAGCAGGGATACGACCTGCGCCACGTCGCCCGCGTCGAGTCAGGAAGCCCGGCCACGGGCTCGAAGACCATCCACGACCAAGAGCACGCCGATCTGATGGACGCCACGTTCGCCGGCCTCGGATCCGACTAG